ACGTCCGGAGTGCTGATCGCCGGGGCGGACGGCTTCCTCGGCGGGCACGTCATCGCGACCACCTGCTGGGTCGTCCTCGCCGGCGCGGCGCTGGCCGTCGCCCGGCGCCGCACGGGCAACGAACGCACCGCCGCGGTCACCGGCGGCCTGGTGCTCGTCGCCGCGGCGATGGCCAAGCTGTTCCTGTTCGACCTGGCCACCCTCGACGGGATCTTCCGGGTCCTCGTGTTCATCGTGACCGGTCTGATCCTTCTGGGACTCGGCGCCTGGTACGCCAGGGCGCTCCAGGGCGAACGCGCCCCGGGGTCGCCGATCACGACCCCGGGATCGGATACCTCGGTCAGACCGTCTTGACGGTCTCGATCTCGACGGGCGCCGCGACGTCGACCTCGGTCGTCTCGTCATGGGAGACGGGTCGGCGGTCGGCGGCGGTGCGCGCGTGGGTGATGTAGATCGTCAGGCCGACGAGGGTGAGTCCGCCGACGAGATTGCCGATGACCGTGGGGATCTCGTTCCAGACGAGGTAGTCGCCGATCGAGAAGTCGCCCCCTAGCATCAGTCCCGAGGGGAACAGGAACATGTTGACGATCGAGTGCTCGAAACCCATGTAGAAGAACACCATCACCGGCATCCACATGGCGAGAACCTTGCCGGGCAACGACGTCGACATCATCGCGCCGACGACACCGGTGGACACCATCCAGTTGCACAGGACGCCGCGGATGAACAGCGTGAGCATTCCGGCAGCGCCGTGCTCGGCGTAGCCGACGGTGCGGCTCTCGCCGATATGGCCGAGTTGCTGACCGATCTCGTCCGGGTCGACGCTGAAGCCGTAGGTCACGATCACCGCCATCATCACCGCGACCGTGAAGGCACCCAGGAAGTTCCCCAGGAACACCCAACTCCAGTTGCGCAGCATGGATTTCACCGTCACACCGCGTCGTTTGTCGATCAGTGCGAGGGGGACGAGCGTGAACACCCCGGTGAGCAGGTCGAAACCCATCAGGTACAGCAGGCAGAAGCCGACCGGGAACAGCAACGCCCCGAGCAGGGGTTCGCCGGTGCGGACTGTGACCGTCACGGCGAAGGCCGCGGCGAGGGCGAGGATCGCGCCGGCCATGTAGGCGCGGATGATCGTGTCGCGGGTGGACAGGAACACCTTCGCCTCACCGGCGTCGACCATCTTCACCGCGAATTCGGACGGATTCACATAGGACAAGAGATTCTCCCCGAGCGTTTCGATTCGTGACTCTTGTCCCCATCGAATCGAGACAACATGTCGTCGAGGTGTCGTCGGGACGACCCGGTGTTACATCGACCTCTCTCGAGCAGTTCGTCGAAGTGATGTTTCGCCGCGATTACCTCGTCGTCGTGCCGTCGTGTCCGTCGTGTGAAATCTCCGGCCGAGTCCGGCAACACCTTGGAAATCCGTAAGCACGTGTGCATGGTGGAGACAACCTCGACGTACCAACGGGATTCGACCGGACCGCCGGTTCCTCGCGTCGACGGGGCATCACCGAATCGACGAGGAGACACGATGACCACCCCGATCATGCCGAAGTCCGACGCCGCCGACCTCATCGTCGCGGCCCGAATCCGGCAGGGACTCACCTGGGCGACGATCGCCGAGAAGATCGACGCACCACTGGTGTGGACGGTCGCGGCCCTGCTCGGCAAACATCCCGTCCCGGCGGACAAGGCCACCGCGGTGGTCGAGATGCTCGGCCTCGGCGAGGGCGTCGCGGAGAGCCTGCGGCAACAACCGACCCGGACCCCCGACGAGGCCGCGACCAGCGACCCCACGATCTACCGCTTCTACGAGGCCCTGGACGTCTACGGCCCGGCGCTCAAGGAGCTCATCCACGAGGAGTTCGGTGACGGGATCATGAGCGCGATCAACTTCAAGGTCGACATCGCCCGTCGCGCCCACCCGGGTGGCGACCGCGTGGTCGTGACCTTCGACGGGAAGTTCCTCGACTACAACTGGTGATCGCGCCGTCGCCGTTTCGTAGCTCCAACCCGCGGTGAGCGCGGGTTGGGGCTATAAACGTGCGGCTCAGGCCCGCTCGACCGGCATCCAGATCTCGGCGTCGGCGTGCGACTCGGTCAGCTCGACGTAGCGCACGAACGTCGGTCCGGGGCGTAGTCGCCACGGACTCGACGGGAACCACTCGGTGGCCGTCGCGGCCCAGGTCTCCTGGAGCATCTGCGGGAACGGGCCGGACGACCGGAACGTGGCCCACGAGCCGGCGATCACCGGGATGCTCGACAGATCGTCCGGAACCGTCGAATCGTGCTGCAGCGCAACACCGTGCAGGTAGGTGACCGGTGTGCCTTCGGGCACGTCGGGCTCGCTTCCGTCCGTGATGGCCAGGATGCCGGCAGGTTCAGTGTCGTTGATCGACTTGAGTCGCACGTGTTCCTCGGGCGCGATCGAGGCGATGTGCTGTTGGATGTGCGGATTGACTCCTTCGTAGATGAGCGGCACCTGTGCTGCGTGCCCGGCGAGTACGAATGCGGGTCGGTCGGTGATCGTGACGTCCATAGGACGGCTCCCTTCGACGGTCAGGCGAAACCTGAGTACGGTTTGCGTTGCGAAAGGACCGCCATTTGTCCGCACGTCCGACGGTGACACTCCATGCACCGAGCGAAAGGCCCGGCCGAACGCCTCGACCGACGAATAGCCGTAGCGCACCGCGAGAATCAGCAGGCCGGTGTCGCTGCTCACGAGATCCGTTGCGGCGAGGGTCATCCGGCGACGCCGCACGTACTCCGAGAACGGCATCCCGGCCAGCGAGGCGAACATCCGGCGCAGGTGATACTGCGTCGTCCCGTGGGACCTGGCGAAGCCGGTCAGGTCGATGGGCTCGTCGGTGTTCCGGTCGACGAGATCGACGAGTGCGTTGAGCGTGCCGATCATGGCTCTCCTTTCGTCCACGATCATGGTCGCCCCGCACGGCCTCGCACCCGATCGTTCCGGTCACGAATTGTCAGCGCAATCCATAGCTTCAACTCGCGGTGAGCGCGGGTTGAAGCTATGAAACGGCGGCGCGCGAAGTCATCGAAGTGCTGAATCAGCGCAGATCACCAGCCGAAAACTTTCGTCTGACACCCCTTGTATTGAATTGAGCGCAGTCGCATACTCAGGTATGGGCACGTCAGACCAGCAGTCCTCCGCAGGCACCGCGACGCGGAGAGGCTACGACTCGTCACTGCGACGTGACCAGGCGGCGGAAACCCGCGCACGTGTGCTCGACACGGCCACCAGGATGTTCGCCGAGCGTGGCTGGTCGGTCGGGGTACGCGAGATCGCGGCCGGGGCCGGCGTGTCCTTCGAGACCGTCTATGCCAAGTTCGGTTCAAAGACAAAGCTCTTTCTCGCCGCTTTCGACGTGGCGGTGGTCGGGGACGATCGTCCGGTCCCCCTTGCCGAGCGCTCGGAGTTCGCCGCGATGTCCGCCGGCGATCGTCGTGAACGGTCGGCAGCCGGCGCCGCCCTGGCCGCCGAGATCTACGGCAGAACCGCGGGTCTGTACCGCGCGCTACGGGAAGGCGCCTCCTTCGACCCCGAACTCGCCGCCCGGCTCGCCGACGCATACCGCCGACAGCGCTCGGATGTACGAGCGGCGGGCGAGGCCGTCGCAGGACGCTCACTCACCGACGACGAAGCCGAGGGTTTGTGGGCGGTGATCAGCACCGAGGTCTACGACCTCCTCGTCAACAACGCCGGATGGAGCCAGACGCGCTATCGAAACTGGCTCGCCGACGCCACCCTGCGGCTGCTCGGTCCAGATTGACTCCAGCCCTTCGAATGAGAGGACAGCGCCATGTCCACCACCCCGCACGAACCCGCCGACACCCGGAGCATGGGCGTCGTGCACAGCGCGCTGCGCCGCGACTTACGGCGTACCCGTGTCGTTCTCACGTCACCGCCCCATCCCGACGATGCCCGACGGCGCGCCCTCGCCGACCACCTCACATGGATGATGCACTTCCTCCATCTCCACCACACCGGCGAGGACGAGGGACTGTGGCCGCTCATCCGGTCGAGGAACCCCGGTGCCGCAGCACTTCTCGATGACATGGAAGCCGACCACCTTCGCATCGCCCCCGCCGTCGACGCTTTGGTCGATGCCGCCTCTGACTACCGCGTGAGCACGGAGTCACGGGAGGCATTGATCCGCGCACTGGATCGACTCTCCGATGTACTGCTTCCCCACCTCGAACGTGAGGAGCTCGACGCCATGCCGGTCGTCGCGGCAACTATCAGCACCGCGGAGTTCCGCGACGTCGAACACGAGTATTTCGTCAAGCCAAAGGGATTCGCCGAACTCGGCCGAGAGGGCCACTGGGTCGTCGACGGCCTCGGAGACGAAGACCGAGATCTGATCTACGGTGTCGTGCCGGCCATCCCGCGGTTCATCCTCGTGCACGGCTTCGCCCGCGGTTACCGGCGTCGGGCCGAACTCATGTGGGGACACGGTCCGGCGTCGAAGATCGGTCCGGTCGCCGTCGGCGCGAGGAACGCGTCATGACTCGGCGTCTCGCCCACCACGGTCGCAACGAAGCATTCGCCCACGCCCCGCCCGAGGCCGTTTTCGCGATCATCTGCGACGTGACGCGGGTCGGCGAGTGGAGCCATGAGTGCCGAGGTGCGCGCTGGGTCGGCCCCGAGAACGCGGCGGCACCCGGCGTTCGTTTCCGCGGTACCAACAGGTCCGGCATCTACCTGTGGAACCGGTCATGCGTGTTCACCGTGGTCGAACCGCCACGTGTACTGGCCTGGAAGACCATCGGACTGATGGGCAAGATCGACAGCACCGAATGGCGGATCACGCTCGAGCCGGAGGCGAACGGCACGCGGATCGTGCAGACGTACGATTTGCTCCACGTCGCGCGGGGTTTCGACCGCTTCTACTGGTGGCTCATCAAGGGGCACCGGGATCGGCGTGCCGCGCTCGCCGAGGATCTCGAACGGCTGGCCGGACTCGCCGCAGCCCGGCCGCGCACGCGACTCCCGACCCACAACGCATGACAGCAAAGCCGAGAAACAGCTGAAACCCGACGGCCGGGTTGCCAGGAAGTTCGCAGGTAACCACCGGCTTACTCTCAACAATGCCCGGCATCGTGGTCCCGTGAACGCACCTCAGTCCCCCGACCACACGCCCACCGAACCGCTGGGGCAGCCCGGCCATCCCCTACCCCCGTATGGCGGGTGGGACGGTCCGCCCTTCGTTTCACCATCTGCGGCCGCTACGCCGTCCCCGCCTCCGCGGCCCCGTACCGTCACGAAGCCGATCATCGTCACTGCCCTGCTCGCCGGGCTGTTCGGCGGCGCCATCGGCGTCGGCGGCAGCGCGCTGCTCGACCACCAGGCCGCATCAACGCCACCGGTACTCAGTTCCCAGCCCGCGAACGCGGTGACGGCCGCCGACGCCAAACCGGGGTCGATCACCTACGCGGCGAAGGTGGCGTCGGCGTCAACCGCCGACATCAAGGTGCAGATGGCCCAGGGCAGCGCAGTCGGCAGCGGCATCGTCCTGTCGTCGGACGGCTATGTACTCACCAACAACCACGTCGTCGCCGGTGCCGGATCGGGCAGCAAGATCGTCGTGACGACCAGCGACGGCAAGCAGTTCCCGGCCTCGGTCACCGGGACCTCGCCGTCGTACGACCTCGCGGTGATCAAGCTCGACGGCGCGTCGGGTCTCACCCCTGCGACGCTCGGTGACTCGGACGCGCTGCAGGTCGGCGAACAGGTGGTGGCCGTCGGCAGCCCCGACAGTCTCTCGAACACGGTGACGTCCGGCATCGTCAGCGCGCTCTCGCGAACCGTGACCGCCGGCGACGACACGGGTTCAGGGGTCACCGTCTACAACGGCCTGCAGACCGACACCCCCATCAACCCCGGCAATTCCGGTGGGCCGCTGGTGAATCTGCAAGGTCAGGTCGTCGCGGTGAACTCCGCCGTCGACACCGGGCAGGCCTCGACGGGCGGGCCGCAGTCCTTCGGCCTCGGCTTCGCCATCCCGATCAACACCGCCGAACGTATCGCGAACCAGTTGCTGAAAAGTGGCGAGGCCTCGAAACCTGTTCTGGGCGTATCGGGTTCGTTGTCATCATCGAGCCGGGGGGACGGCGCGAAGGTCACGGTGCAACAGGGCGGACCAGCCGCATCGGCGGGTATCTCGAGCGGCGACGTGATCACGAAGATCGGTGACACCCCCGTCGCCGACTACGCCGATCTGATGGCACAGGTCCTGACGCACGCCCCGGGCGCGACGGTACCCGTGACCATCGGCTCGGGATCGGATGCCCGGACCGTCCAGGTGAAGCTGGGCAGCACCGTCGACAAGCAGCAGACGACGGTGCCCGAATCCGACGGGCAGTCCGGAGGTCCACGACTCCCCTTCGGCGGCAACCCGTTCGGCGCGATCCCGTGACCGGACCCGCGTTCAGCCGACGGTGATCGCCTCGAGACGCTCCCGGATGAACTCCCCGGACACCACGGGTTCGAGGCCTGCTCGCCGTCCGAGTGGTTTCCCGATCGGGGTAACCACCGCGTCATGGTCGAGCTCGTAGAAGAAGATCAGCGACATCAGGTCTTCTTCGGGAGCGTCGGGCTGTGGCGGCAGCACGCGATGGCGTCCCGCCGGCCACCGTCCACCGGACCAGTACTCGAGCAGGTCCCCGATGTTCACCGTCAGTGCGGCCGGGTCGTACGGAGCGTCCGCCCAGCCGCCGTCCTCGCTGTAGACCTGCAACCCGCCGGAGCCGGGTTCCCGGTCGAGCACGGTCACGGTCCCGAAGTCGGTGTGCGGCCCGATGCGGTACTGCCCCGGTTCGGGTTCACCCACCACCGCCATCGCCGGGTAGTGATTGATGTTCGACGTCCAGGTGGCGTTCCCGGCGAGGTCGCGGAACGGATTGTCGGCGGCGGCGAACCCGAGTGACGCGGCCATCAGGGCGAGCAGGTCGTCGGAGAGCGTCTTGCACTGCGCGGTCCACGCGGTGAACAGTTCCTTCAACCGGGGCGCCTCGATCGGCCAGACGTCTGGCGCGAACCAGTAGTCGTCGACCTCCGGGACACCCACCGGCGTCTGCGCACCGGAGTTGTAGGTCTCCTTCAGATCCGGCGGGGTCTCGGTACCTTCGGCATATCCGTTGGCCTCCATCCCCGGCCCGATCCAGCCGCGCCCGCCGACGCCGACCGCGTACTTCTGCTTCACCTCGGCCGGCAACGCGAAGAACGCCCGCGCCGCCGCACGCAGCTCGGCAGGTAACACCGGGTCGATACCGTGTCCGGTGACCAGCAGAAACCCCGCCTTTTGCAAGGATTCGTCCACCGCGGCGCACACCGCCGCGGCATCGGCTCCGCCCGCGCGCCAGCGGGACAGGTCGACGGTGAGGATCGGACTGTCGGTCATGCCTCGTCGCCATCCTCATCGGCGACGCCGATGTCCTCGTGCCACAGAGCGGGTTCGGCCTCGATGAACTCCGTCATCATCGTCACGCAGCGCTGGTCGTCGAGGATCGTGACCGGGATTCCGAGTTCGGCGAGCCAGTCCTCGCCGCCCTGGAACGTACGGTTCTCCCCGATGACCACCGCGCCGATGCCGAACTGCCGGATCAGGCCGCTGCAGTACCAGCATGGTGCGAGAGTCGTGACCATGATCGTCGACGAATAGTCCCGCTGCCGGCCGGCGGCGCGGAACGCGTCGGTCTCACCGTGCACCGACGGATCGTCGTGTTGGACACGACGATTACGCCCCTCGCCGAGGAGCTCTCCGCCGGCGGAGAACAAGGCGGCACCGATCGGGATGCCGCCCTCGTCGAGACCCAGGCGGGCCTGTCGGTAGGCCGTGTCGAGCAGGTGCGAGAGGTCGATACCCGAGACGGCGTCGGTGCGGGAACTCATACCGACAGGGTGCCCACCCGGCCGGCGAGCGGCAACTGACACTTCGTCGTACTGCACACGACGCCGAACGTGCATATCGTCCTTTCATGTCCGGCTCTTCGGTCACGTCGTTGCGTGACGTCATCCATCGGCATCTCATTCCCGCCGGCCCTCGGGTACTCACCGCCCACGACCGGCTCGACGTCCCGGTCCGATGGGTCCACTCCAGCGAGATCTTCGAGATCGGTCCGCTGCTCTCGGGCGGGGAGCTCCTGCTCACCACGGGGCTGGGACTCGGCGGCCTCGACGCCGGCACGAGGCGTCACTACGTGCGTGATCTCGCCGAACGCGGGGTCGCCGGAATCGCTTTCGAGATCGGCCGGACCTTCGACGCCGTCCCCGAGGAGATGGTCCGCGAAGGGTCATCGGTTGGCCTGCCGATCATCGAATTGAACCGTGTCCTGCCGTTCATCGACATCTGTCGCGACGCGAACACCGCGATCGTCTCCGACGAGATCGACGAACTACGACTCCGCACAGCACTCGACGACGCCCTGCACGACGACCTCGTGGCACCGGGCGGGGTCGCGCGGATGCTGGCGCACGTGGCCGAGACAACCGGGCGGGCACTGGTTCTGGTCGGGGCCGGAGGTGCACTCCTCGCCGTGCACGGCGTCGACGACGACCGATCGGCATGGCGTCTCGTCGATGCGTCCCCGGTCTCGGTTCCGGTGATCGTCCGCGACCGTGAGATCGCACGACTCGTGGCCTCCGGCGACGGACCCGAGATGCCCCTTTCCCAGCTCACCGCCCTGCTGAGGGTGGCCACCGGACCGATCGCCTCGACGCTGACCCGCTCGGGCGCACGGCATTCGGCCGTCGGCGCGCGCCTCGTCGAGGAGATGGTCGGTGGGCGCGCGCTGCGACGCGCGGACCTGATCGCGCGGCTCGCGAGCGCCGGCGTGCCCGCTGTCAACAGCACACGTCTCGTGACCGTGGCGGCCGATGCGCTCGATCCGAGGATGGCCGAATCGGTTCTGACGCGCGCTGCGGCGGCGACCTCGGGGCTGGTCCAGGCGACGATCGACGCGACGGTCTTCGGGCTGGTCGCGGCGCCCCCTGACGCCGAGGACCCCGTCGACCACGTCGCAGACGCGGTCGACAAGGCGGCCGGAGGCCCGGGCCGGATCACCGTGGTCGTCGGCGAGACGTTCCGACTGGGCGACTCCTCACCTGGAATCGAGATCGTCGCGGCGATCGCGGATTCGTTGCGGAACAACGCCCGCCGTCTCGATCGTGCCGCTCTGCACGTCCGCGAAGACCGGACCCGCCGCGTCTTCACCGGTCGCGAACTGGTTGCCGACGACGTCGTGCACGCACTTGATGCGCAGACGCGGTCGGATCTGCAGTCCCTGGTGGCCCCGCTGGTGGAACATGACGCGAGACAGTCCACCCAGTTGGTCGCGACGCTCGATGTCCATCTGCGCCACGGGTGTAGCGCGACGCGCTCGGCGGCGGCGCTGCACATCGGGCGGCAGAGTCTCTATCAGCGCCTCGACCGAATCCGGAGCCTGCTGGGGTTCGACCCCACCGCCGCGGCGGTCTACCCGTCGATGTTGTTGGCGGTCAACGCCTCCCGGGCGTCGACCGGCCTCGACATCTGATCCGGGACTCCGGCTCAGGACCGGGGTTGCTGCGACTGCGCCACTCGTCCCCGGGCGAGGATCAGATAGAGTCCGAACGCGAGCGCGAAACCGACGAAAGCGCCGATGTCGCCCAGCTCCGGGATCGCCCTGACGACATACCCGACGAACCGCTCCTGGTTGCAGAACAACAGGACCGAGGCAAGCAGGCCGAGCACGAACGCCGCGACCCCACCCCAGTTCGCGTAGCGGGTGTCGTACAGGAGCGTGAGGGTCGGCGGCTCCTTGCGCAACAGGCGATCTGCGAAGACCACACCGAGCCACGGCCCGATCCAGTACGCGACGAGGAGCAGGAACGCCTCATACGACGCCGCAGCATCGGCCAAGGCCCACCAGGCGACGAGGAAGCCGACGACGCCGAAGAACACCGTCACCAGCGCACGCTGCAGGCCCACGGGCAGCCGAAATCCCATGGCGAGGAACGCCATCGAACCGGAGTAGACGTTGATCGCGTTCGCGGCGACGGCGCCGACGGCGATCGCGAGGAGCGTGAGATCGGCGACGAGGCTCGGCAGGTTGGCGGTGAACGCCTCGGTCGGGTTGTCCGACACCGGGTCTCCGATGGTCACCGATGCCGCGCCCACCACCATGAGGAACGTGCACGAGAGGAACAGACCGGAAGAGGCGAACAACCCCGTCTTGACCTTGGACACGGTCGGCGGCAGGTAGCGCGTGTAGTCGGCGGCATACGGGGTCCACCCGGCGGTGTAACCGAACGCGGCACCCATGGTCAGCAGGAACCCCCCGATGGCGAAGCCACCGTCAGCGGACGGCGCGGACACATGGGACTTGCCGAAGATGATCACCGCGCCCACCACGAAGATGACGGCGAGTACGGGAGCGGCGATGCGTTCGAACCGCTGGACCAGGTTGTGCCCGAAGAACGCGAAGGCGGTCTGCGCGACGACGATGATGACCAACCCGAGCAACGGCGTGATCCCGAACAGCGTCGACAACGCGAAGGCGCCGCTGACGCTGTTCGTCGCGAACCATCCGACGCCGCACATCACCGCCATGAAGGTGGCCGGCAGGATGTTGCCGCGGTACCCGAACGCGAGGCGCCCGAGCACCATCTGCGGAACCCCGTGCAGCGGACCTTCTGCCGACAGCAGGAAGTGCGCCGCCGCCCCGAGCAGGTTGCCGATGGCCATCGCCGCGACGGCCTGCCAGAACGACAGTCCGAAGTACAGGATCGAGATGACACCGACGAAGATCGTCGCGAACTCGAGGTTGGGCGCGGTCCAGGTCCAGAACAGGCCTCGCGGTGCGCCGTGGCGAGCCTCGACCGGGATCGCCTCGTTGCCCCCGGGTTCGACGGCGAGCACCTTGTCGCCGTAACCGCCCTGCGGGGCATCCGTCGCGTCGGGACTGTTCAAGGGTGCGCCGATTGCCATGGCGCCACTCTGCTGGTCAGCGCATCGGTCGGCAACCGACAGTCTGTCCGGTGAGCGCCCGTTGCCGACGGACAGATCGACTTGCGGGCGACATCCACGCTGCTCACACGTGCCCGGCGGTGGACTCCCGTTCCTCCACCACGTCTCCGGAGCGTCGTCGATGCAGCACGACGCCGACCGTCACGATCACCACCGCCGACAACGCCGACAACCCGATGGCCTCCCGCTGCTCGGCGTCGAAGGCCATCAGCACCAGCACGCCGACGATGAACACCATCACCACGATCGTCAGGTACGGGAACAGCCACATCTTGACGGACGGCTGCTCTCCCCTGGCCCGCAGCGACCGACCGAGCACGAGCTGACTTGCCGAAACACTCAGATAGACGAACAGCGCGACCGCACCACTCGTCGCGAGTAGGTAGCCGAAGATCTTGTCGGGCAACACATAGTTGCCGATGACGGCGACGAAGCCGACGACCATCGACGCCAGCACCGCGACCCACGGCACTCCGTGGCCCGTCAGCGACCGGACCGCCTGCGGTGCATCGCGCCGACTCCCGAGCGAGTACAACATCCGCGAGGCCGTATACAGCGCGGAGTTCAGACAGGATGCCACGGCCGTGAGGATCACGAGGTCCATGATCAGCGCCGATCCGGGCAGACCGATCGCCTCGAGCACCGACTGGTATGAGCCGTCGGAGAGCTGGTCGTACGGCATCAGGGCCAC
The sequence above is drawn from the Gordonia rubripertincta genome and encodes:
- a CDS encoding formate/nitrite transporter family protein — its product is MSYVNPSEFAVKMVDAGEAKVFLSTRDTIIRAYMAGAILALAAAFAVTVTVRTGEPLLGALLFPVGFCLLYLMGFDLLTGVFTLVPLALIDKRRGVTVKSMLRNWSWVFLGNFLGAFTVAVMMAVIVTYGFSVDPDEIGQQLGHIGESRTVGYAEHGAAGMLTLFIRGVLCNWMVSTGVVGAMMSTSLPGKVLAMWMPVMVFFYMGFEHSIVNMFLFPSGLMLGGDFSIGDYLVWNEIPTVIGNLVGGLTLVGLTIYITHARTAADRRPVSHDETTEVDVAAPVEIETVKTV
- the cynS gene encoding cyanase; the encoded protein is MTTPIMPKSDAADLIVAARIRQGLTWATIAEKIDAPLVWTVAALLGKHPVPADKATAVVEMLGLGEGVAESLRQQPTRTPDEAATSDPTIYRFYEALDVYGPALKELIHEEFGDGIMSAINFKVDIARRAHPGGDRVVVTFDGKFLDYNW
- a CDS encoding AraC family transcriptional regulator, coding for MIGTLNALVDLVDRNTDEPIDLTGFARSHGTTQYHLRRMFASLAGMPFSEYVRRRRMTLAATDLVSSDTGLLILAVRYGYSSVEAFGRAFRSVHGVSPSDVRTNGGPFATQTVLRFRLTVEGSRPMDVTITDRPAFVLAGHAAQVPLIYEGVNPHIQQHIASIAPEEHVRLKSINDTEPAGILAITDGSEPDVPEGTPVTYLHGVALQHDSTVPDDLSSIPVIAGSWATFRSSGPFPQMLQETWAATATEWFPSSPWRLRPGPTFVRYVELTESHADAEIWMPVERA
- a CDS encoding TetR/AcrR family transcriptional regulator; this translates as MGTSDQQSSAGTATRRGYDSSLRRDQAAETRARVLDTATRMFAERGWSVGVREIAAGAGVSFETVYAKFGSKTKLFLAAFDVAVVGDDRPVPLAERSEFAAMSAGDRRERSAAGAALAAEIYGRTAGLYRALREGASFDPELAARLADAYRRQRSDVRAAGEAVAGRSLTDDEAEGLWAVISTEVYDLLVNNAGWSQTRYRNWLADATLRLLGPD
- a CDS encoding hemerythrin domain-containing protein, encoding MSTTPHEPADTRSMGVVHSALRRDLRRTRVVLTSPPHPDDARRRALADHLTWMMHFLHLHHTGEDEGLWPLIRSRNPGAAALLDDMEADHLRIAPAVDALVDAASDYRVSTESREALIRALDRLSDVLLPHLEREELDAMPVVAATISTAEFRDVEHEYFVKPKGFAELGREGHWVVDGLGDEDRDLIYGVVPAIPRFILVHGFARGYRRRAELMWGHGPASKIGPVAVGARNAS
- a CDS encoding SRPBCC family protein produces the protein MTRRLAHHGRNEAFAHAPPEAVFAIICDVTRVGEWSHECRGARWVGPENAAAPGVRFRGTNRSGIYLWNRSCVFTVVEPPRVLAWKTIGLMGKIDSTEWRITLEPEANGTRIVQTYDLLHVARGFDRFYWWLIKGHRDRRAALAEDLERLAGLAAARPRTRLPTHNA
- a CDS encoding S1C family serine protease, whose translation is MNAPQSPDHTPTEPLGQPGHPLPPYGGWDGPPFVSPSAAATPSPPPRPRTVTKPIIVTALLAGLFGGAIGVGGSALLDHQAASTPPVLSSQPANAVTAADAKPGSITYAAKVASASTADIKVQMAQGSAVGSGIVLSSDGYVLTNNHVVAGAGSGSKIVVTTSDGKQFPASVTGTSPSYDLAVIKLDGASGLTPATLGDSDALQVGEQVVAVGSPDSLSNTVTSGIVSALSRTVTAGDDTGSGVTVYNGLQTDTPINPGNSGGPLVNLQGQVVAVNSAVDTGQASTGGPQSFGLGFAIPINTAERIANQLLKSGEASKPVLGVSGSLSSSSRGDGAKVTVQQGGPAASAGISSGDVITKIGDTPVADYADLMAQVLTHAPGATVPVTIGSGSDARTVQVKLGSTVDKQQTTVPESDGQSGGPRLPFGGNPFGAIP
- a CDS encoding isopenicillin N synthase family dioxygenase, with protein sequence MTDSPILTVDLSRWRAGGADAAAVCAAVDESLQKAGFLLVTGHGIDPVLPAELRAAARAFFALPAEVKQKYAVGVGGRGWIGPGMEANGYAEGTETPPDLKETYNSGAQTPVGVPEVDDYWFAPDVWPIEAPRLKELFTAWTAQCKTLSDDLLALMAASLGFAAADNPFRDLAGNATWTSNINHYPAMAVVGEPEPGQYRIGPHTDFGTVTVLDREPGSGGLQVYSEDGGWADAPYDPAALTVNIGDLLEYWSGGRWPAGRHRVLPPQPDAPEEDLMSLIFFYELDHDAVVTPIGKPLGRRAGLEPVVSGEFIRERLEAITVG
- a CDS encoding nucleoside deaminase: MSSRTDAVSGIDLSHLLDTAYRQARLGLDEGGIPIGAALFSAGGELLGEGRNRRVQHDDPSVHGETDAFRAAGRQRDYSSTIMVTTLAPCWYCSGLIRQFGIGAVVIGENRTFQGGEDWLAELGIPVTILDDQRCVTMMTEFIEAEPALWHEDIGVADEDGDEA
- a CDS encoding PucR family transcriptional regulator, with the protein product MSGSSVTSLRDVIHRHLIPAGPRVLTAHDRLDVPVRWVHSSEIFEIGPLLSGGELLLTTGLGLGGLDAGTRRHYVRDLAERGVAGIAFEIGRTFDAVPEEMVREGSSVGLPIIELNRVLPFIDICRDANTAIVSDEIDELRLRTALDDALHDDLVAPGGVARMLAHVAETTGRALVLVGAGGALLAVHGVDDDRSAWRLVDASPVSVPVIVRDREIARLVASGDGPEMPLSQLTALLRVATGPIASTLTRSGARHSAVGARLVEEMVGGRALRRADLIARLASAGVPAVNSTRLVTVAADALDPRMAESVLTRAAAATSGLVQATIDATVFGLVAAPPDAEDPVDHVADAVDKAAGGPGRITVVVGETFRLGDSSPGIEIVAAIADSLRNNARRLDRAALHVREDRTRRVFTGRELVADDVVHALDAQTRSDLQSLVAPLVEHDARQSTQLVATLDVHLRHGCSATRSAAALHIGRQSLYQRLDRIRSLLGFDPTAAAVYPSMLLAVNASRASTGLDI
- a CDS encoding purine-cytosine permease family protein encodes the protein MAIGAPLNSPDATDAPQGGYGDKVLAVEPGGNEAIPVEARHGAPRGLFWTWTAPNLEFATIFVGVISILYFGLSFWQAVAAMAIGNLLGAAAHFLLSAEGPLHGVPQMVLGRLAFGYRGNILPATFMAVMCGVGWFATNSVSGAFALSTLFGITPLLGLVIIVVAQTAFAFFGHNLVQRFERIAAPVLAVIFVVGAVIIFGKSHVSAPSADGGFAIGGFLLTMGAAFGYTAGWTPYAADYTRYLPPTVSKVKTGLFASSGLFLSCTFLMVVGAASVTIGDPVSDNPTEAFTANLPSLVADLTLLAIAVGAVAANAINVYSGSMAFLAMGFRLPVGLQRALVTVFFGVVGFLVAWWALADAAASYEAFLLLVAYWIGPWLGVVFADRLLRKEPPTLTLLYDTRYANWGGVAAFVLGLLASVLLFCNQERFVGYVVRAIPELGDIGAFVGFALAFGLYLILARGRVAQSQQPRS